AGGAATCCACTAAATGTAGGCTGCAAGCAAGGAGGACCTGGGTGGAAGCCAAGGCTGGAGAAGAGGCTCTGGGCGGGACTGTGGAGCATGTGTGTATCCAGGACCATGACCCGGCAGCCGGGGGAGCCACGGGCAAAAGCCAGCACAACCTGGCACAGGGCCCTGCCCACCCCATGACCCCGATGCTCTGGGCCAACAGCCAGGGCCCTGAGCTCCAGCTCCCCATTTCTGTCTTTTCCAATCCCAGACACCCCCACCATTCCCACCACACTGCCATCCGTGTTCTCAGCCACCCAGAATCGAAAGCCCGTAGCCCCTGTGGCCCCCAGACCCAGGCTCATGTCTTGCTGGACATACAGAGCCCAAACCTGGGCCAATGCAGGGCGGCCAACAGCAAGGAGCAATGCCAGCACCAGCAAGGGCAGCAGCAGGGAGCGGGATGAGACTGTCAGGAGGGCAAAGCCACATCCGAGCAACAACAGGAACCAGGGCCGCCGCACCATCCGGGTTCCAAGGGCTGAGCCCAACTCTGCTGCCACTGCTGCCAAGAGCTCCCTGACACCAGCTTCATCCCCTGGGACCATTGGCCGTACTCTAACCCGCAGACCCCCATCACCATCGGGGAAGCCCGTGGCCCTGGTCTCCATCCCTCCGTCCAGGCCTGCAAGGACGAGAGTGACCAGATAAGGGCTAGGTCACACTAGCCAGAGGCCCCAGGTTCACCCATACCCCAAAATCGGAGCACTGGTTTCGAGTCCCAGTTCCCTAATTCACAGAAGGGGAGGAGATTCAGTCAAAGGCTCCTCCCATTTCAGACTAGCAAAAGGAAGGGGGGGTGCACGGCTGCAGGGCAAAGGCATCCTGGGGCTCAGGAGTTATTAGGCTTCTGATGAGATGGGCAAGCTTTTACCTGTCCGTGTTTCCTTGAATAAagattccctttttttctcctcgGTGGGAGTGTGGAAGGAGGGGCTGGATGAGGCTGGAGCAGTACTGATGACAGAAAGATGACTTCCAGGACAGCAGTCAGGGTCTTCCCTCCATGCAGAGACTAGATGGAGAGAAGGTGAGAAAGGAAATCAGGAGGGTCCAATCAACCCGAGTAGCAGCTACTACCTCCCCCTACCCATACCAGTCTCCTTGCCAATTAGCTTTCCCAGGCCCACATGTGAGCATGCCCACAAAAGCACCCCAGGAGCTCCCTCCTGCTTCTCTTCAGTCTGGCATTTAATGCCCCCTGCCCAGGTTAGTTCAATCCTCTTATTCCCGTTTTATTTCAGTACTCCACTGTCTGGTCCAACTATACAGCACTCCAGTTCTTTGTATCAGGATCCAGGTAGTCCTCCTAAGCTCAGTTTGGTACCACCCCCTCTGTGGCACCACcccacaacatacacacacacattgttaGTGTTTTCTCTCCCTTCAAATAACCTATTAATTTATAAACATGAGGTCAAGGatgatttcttttgggttttAATTCCATGGATTCCTACAATTCTTTGCCATAGTAGTCCctcaataatataatatatttgtggAATGAACTGGAGATTTATTTCTGAATCAACATTCCCTTTCCCTCTCATAAATAATAATGAGAGAAAAGCAGAGGCTTggtattttacatacattttgatgcaggggaaagaggtaaaaaaaaatctgggttcaaatctgaactatgctgtttactatctgtgtgactctacATTAAGTCACAAGCTGGATCCATAGGAGAGAGTTGACCCAGAGGACCCCAGACATTCCTTCGGACTTCACAACCCTGTAGGACTAAGTCCTGGGAAAAGGAGACTGAGCTCAGAGGTTATCTCCAGAAGGAGAGTTTCTCTACCATTAGTCCCCCGACTTTAATCTCTCCCTAGGTGCCTAGAAACACATTCCAGTCTCCTTTatccataaaaacaaaacaaacccttcCTCAGATCCTCAAGTTATCTTTAATCAATAAGTGCTTATCCAAAGAGCATCAGGTCTTGAAGGCGTGGAGGACTAGTTTAAATCAGCTTCAATCCCttcacttcctagttgtgtgaccctgattgcctcacatccagccatcctgatccatatctggccactggacccagatgactctggaggagaatgtagtgacttagcacagcacctcccgAACTCAAATTCCATTCAGGTGCAGGTCACAATCACCCCCTTGATggctttctttgaaaatgaaggacaaatcacTATTAGCCAGAGACTTCTCTCAAAGAGCTCCCATTCTAATTTATACAACAGATAAATCCAATCACAAAACAGCAAATGTGGTCAAAGGGGAGAGCCTCAGAAGCAGAaagggaaaggcttcctggaggggGAGTGTTAAGAGTCCTAAAAAGGAGCCAGAGATTCTCCAAGTTAGAGGTTtggcagagaaagaaatgaaaagttctGGCAAGTGACTAGATATGTAAGGTGAAAGAGAGAAGAACTGAGCAAGATACCAAGCTTATGAACAATAGGTGCCCAGAAAGCTGGCGATCCACTTGACAGTAATGGGAAAGTTCAAaagggggatttttttttgaaggggggaGGAAATACTTAAGGAAAGAAAAGTTCTGTTAAGCTTTCAATGTTTACAAGCCATGCAGCTTACAAGTCcatggggggcaactaggtggcatagtggataaagcaccagccttggagtcaggagtacctgggttctcagacacttaataattacctagctgtgtggccttgggcaagccacttaaccccatttgccttgcaaaaacctaaaaaaaaaaagtccattggGCAGTACTATGATGCTGGActgaagctcaggagagagatttGTACCAGATAGGtggatctgggaatcatctgtaTGAGAGGGTGCTGAGAGAGAAAAGAGCTATAGAGCTTAAAAGGACACTCACAGAGAGGGTGAGAACAGGACGAAAGAGCAAAAGAAACTAAAAGGCAATCGGAGAACATGGTCAAAGGTCAAGAGCTGTActtatctatttcctctttcagaTAAAATCCTATAGAGCCTCTATACTTGACTTTATTTGTGTCACAATGTTCATTTACTCCTCCACCTCTGGCTAGCTAAGATAACCGCTTTAAAATCACTAGTGACCTCCTAATCTACAAATTGAATGACCATTCTTTTAGACATTTCTACAGCTCTTAACTTTGAAAACTGACTACCCACTCCTCTTaagactttcttttcctttggtttctcttctagttttttccctctctgaTTGAGCTTGATTTGGCTCCTGGGCAGAATCATCCTTAAACTTGCCTATTCCCTAAGGTTTAGTTTCATCCTTCTCTTATAGGATCAAATAACCACTTTAGAGATTATTTTATCtagccctttcattttacaaagggagAGGTTTGTAATTCAGGTGCATGTCACAATCACCCCCTTGATggctttctttgaaaatgaaggacagggcggctagtagtggataaagcgtcggccctggagtctggagtgcctgggttcaaatccggtctcagacacttaataattacctagctgtgtggccttgggcaagccacttaacctcatttgccttgcaaaaaaaaaaaaactaaaaaaaggacaAATCACTATTAGCTGGAAACTTCTCTCAAAGAGCTCCCATTCTAATTTACACAACAGATAAATCCAATCACAAAACAGCATATGTCCTCAAAGGGATTCAGAGGTTCAGAGAAGTCAAACAAATGACCTGCCCGAGGTAAACCACTGAAGTCTGAACCTCAATCCAGTTCTTCCACTTGATTCAGTGTAATCTAATCTATGAAATTTTGCCTTCTTTGATCCCTACTCTCCCATCCAACAGCTTCAATGATCACCTCATTTCAGTCTAAAAATCAGACCATGTATCCAATTCTAATCTTCCCCCTAACCCGCATCTCCACCTTCGTGGGAGACAGCTGCATATGGGGTGTCCTGTTGACATCCTTGGATTCAAGACAAACTCAATTGATCTAAAGCTGAACACCTCTGCTTCTCCCAAGCTTTCTGTGATATGACAGAGTGTGAGATACACCTGGGCTAGAATTGTAGTTGATAGCTCAGGGTTCACTTGGAAGGAGGTGCCAGTGGCACCACCCACCTTTAGAAAGGTAGatgagggggcagctgggtggcacaggggatggtgcaccggccctggagtctggaggccctgagttcaaagagggcctcaaatacttaaaactgccctgtatgaccttaggaaagtcacttcaccccgttaccttaaagaagaataaaatttttaaaaaaagtggatGGCCTCTGGGTCACTGAGAGGATTATCCTTGGGTGGGCCTAACTTTTCCCCGAGCTTTCCGTGATAGATGACTTAACAGAACGACCCAGGTGCCCCGGACGGTCCCGGCGCTTGGGGGAGGCCTCGGGCGCGCCCCCAGGTTTCCTGCGGCGCCCACGCCGGTCCTCAGAGCACGCCGGCTGACCGGCGGCCCCTCGGGAGGCGGCTCGCTCCTCTCCGCTCGGCCGGGGCGCTCCCCTGCCGGGCCCGCCCCCCTTCTCCGCCGCGACCCCCCGAGCTCACCTGCCTCCGGGCCCGGGCGCGGGCTGCGCTTCCGGCCCCGCCGCGCGGCGTCCGCGTGACCCGCCGGCGCCGGGCGCCGCCGATTGGAGAACCCCGAGGGAGacccgcccccgccccggccaATGGGGAGAGCGGCAGAGCGGGGCGGGCCGGGCGCCCACGTGGGCGAGGCGCGGCGCCGGCCCGGGCTCTCCCGGCCGGCCGGCTCCCTGCCCACCCGCGGGCCTGCCCTCTGCGCCCCGGCTCGAGGAGGCTGCCCTCTCTCCCATCGGGCGCCGAGCCGGGGAGGTCCAGTTGGCCCGCTCCTTCAGGTGCCGGCTTACCTGACGGGAATCCTGGAAACCGAAGACCAGCCCCCCACGCCCGCCCGCCCCCATCTGAGAGGGGAGGAAGCCGAGGTCCACAGACAGAATGTGATCCCAGACCCCCCCCGATACCAAATGCAAGACTCCGTGCATTATAAGAATATCAACTCGACAGCTCTCCTCCGGCGAATCTCCAGTCCTAAAAAATGCCTCAGAACCGGACTCTAAATTACGGACAAGGGGGGAACGCGGGAGAACCATCTCCTCCTTCACCTGGAACCCTCTAGCTCTCTTGATGCAGCCTAAGACTGAGGGTGCTATCGTGTCATTCTATCCTGTTGACTCACATGGAGCTTGTAACCCACTaaaaccccaaaatatttttcagatgagtgaTTATCTAACCATGTCTTCCCCCATCTTGTACTCATAAAGGtcgtcttttttaaaaatcctatataTATAAGACTTCATATTGatccttattaaatttcatcttcatcCCAACCCAATGTGACAGCAAGTTAGCCAACTCTCCTAGCTTTATTATCTCAAAATTTGGTAAACATACCCTCTATCTCTGTATCaagatccaggaaaaaaaaatgtcagaggGCACAAAGACCAAATACAGATAGATCACTGACGAATTCAGTCAGGgacctttttctaaaaaaaagactgattgCAATTTTAGCTGGTGTTCTATTGTTTCATTTAGGGGTAGGGAGTCAGGGATGGAAACTGAAGAAACCTGAATGATCATGGAAATTCCTCTAGAGGGAGAAACTCTCTGGGACAAAGCATTCTGCTTTGAATTGGAAGGGATAGAATTTATGCACAACTCATCCATCTAaggttctctttttctttcatttttttttttttaagatttttgcaaggcaatggggttaagtggcttgcccaaggccacacggctaggtaattattaagtgtctgaggtcagatttgaacccaggtactcctgactccagggccagtgctctatctactgcaccacctagccgcccctttttctttcattcttaataGATTTCTGGTTGCCTTGCTGGGAATGGGGCAGGATCTCCCCTCTGTTTATgaatgttgttattgttcagttatgaccaactctttgtaaccccatctgtgggtttccttttttatttttttatttttttttatctggggTTTCTTAGACACTGGTatggtttgcctttttcttttccagatcattttacagatgaggaaactgaggcaaagagggtgaagtgacttgctcagcatagtaagtatctaagattagatttgaacacaggaagaggagtcttcctaactccaacccagatgctctatccattgtatcacctaacAGCCCCATAAGTTAACTTGAAGGATCAAGATTGCTTAGCTGAAGCAACCCAAGACTCTCTTCCAGGGACTTGGGCTGCAGGAGGACTTAACCAGCACTATGGGGCCAAGCTGAGACACTAGAGCACATGTAGTGATCAAGGTACAAGAAAGATAGAAGGCCCTAAGGATTTAAGGGTGGCAGCTATTTCAAACCTTGTTGGTTAGGTGAGTAAAAAGCAAGGAAACCATCTTGTTCTGtgttttactttccttttttatactGAAATCCATGGCAACATATCACAAATgatcaaaggtgagatttgaacacaggtctcttCAGACTCCCAAACCAACCTTTCTTCCATTTCACAAACTGTTTTTCCaataccttctctgatgaggaagaaaaataagagctatCAGAAGAAatcattgggggcagctaggtggtgcagtggttagagtatccaccctggagtcaggagtacctgagttcaaatccagcctcagacacttaatctagctgtgtgaccttgggcaagccacttagccccatttgccttgcaaaatcctaaaaaaaaaaaaattaaaaaaattaaaaaaataaatcattgcaGATGTGCTAAAAATATACCAACAATTTAGGTTTTAAAAGGTTAAATTTAAGGTTAAAaacttaggtttaaaaaaaagacagaatttagatttaaaaagacagaaaagtagaatcaagagaagtTAATGGAGGAATAGAAAGTTATGGAATATTAGGGTAGAGTGCTAAAGTTCAGTATGAGATAAGGACAAGATAAGGTTGAAGGAAAAGTGATTTTGAGATATGTTGGGGAAAAGATGAGAACAAAGAAGAGTTAGGACTACTACTTGGGATAAAAACAATGGTGCAAACAGATTAGAGTAAGATAGCAGAAcagatttattcttattttactaattttttctgCCAAGAAGATTGATGTTTGGGTTataaaaatggttaatttttacATGGGTATTGATTTAAATGGGTATTGATGCCCAGAATAAATAGGGATATAATGAGAGAACTCTTGATGAGCTCAAGTCACTGGTCCAGGTGGTCTATCTTTGccaatcacagatttagagctggaaaggacctcagagggtATCTGGCCCAAAccctccattttacaaaggaaatataGTCTAAGCAAAttcaagtgacttggccaagatgaCAAAGATAGTATCAGAGGGAGATCTGAATAGTTCTTCTGACTACAAAGCCAATATTCTTTACATTGCCTCCCACTACAGCCTGGAGTACAGGAAGAATTAGCAGATGTGATCACAAAAATCGGTTTTTGAAGTAATCATGGAAAGTTAGTGATGTTCTATATAAATGatgaaagatataatttttttaaaaggaaaagaatagagtTTGCAAACTATGGGACAAAGAGTTTGATTTTGCTGTGAAAATTCCAGCTTAGATTAAGAAAGGGATGActttttagaaaaggaagcagtgatgACAAAAACCTGTATGACTTATCAAGAGcatttcatagaattatagaattttggaATTAGAAGGAAACTCAttggtcatttagtccaacttaaACCCAAATGAGAATTCCCTTTATAATCTACCCCACCCAAGGGGACATCTGGTTtgctaaaaatgaaatgaagagacAATCTGGGACACTCTGCTGAATACCCCCTTCCAAGATCAGATTGAACCAATTGTGACAATTCTTTgggtccatccatccatccagatCCAAAGTCATATAGTCATATATAAAGTCCATAtctcttttataaataaaaaatatcatgatatattttataatattttatctcaaaaaatataatatataaataataatttcatattacTTATCTGGTAGAATTCTTGCAAAGTTCAAATGAGGTAAAGTAtacaaatcactttgcaaaccttaaagtatcatGTATCAGTTATTGTTTTTGGAGCTGcttctttttgtgttttctaAATTTCATTCCTGAGAGTGTTATTCTTGTCCTGAGAATTCTTGAGTTgatttctctttttgctttttttatccaTAGGTTTCTCCTTATCCActgaatcctttgaaatctgTTCTCCCAGAATCAAAGGTTCATGTCAGACTATGCTTGGATTTCTACTCCTTTATCACAAATTCTAAGAAGGAGTTATTACTTCCCCACATGGGtcccctcatctttttttttaggtcttttttgctaggcaatggggttaagtggcttgctcaaggccacacagctaggtaattataaagtgtctgagaccggatttgaacccaggtcctcctgactccagggccagtgctttatccactgcgccacctagcggccccatgGGTCCCCTCATCTTGACCTCTGCAACCAATATGAGTGAGAATCACATCCAAAATAGAAGTTGCCCTTCTTTATGCTAccatattttaaaagatgaaataatctACACGTGAAATCAAGAAATTATTAGCTTTTCTGTTTTTGgcagagaaaggcagagacaaaGAGGAAGGTAGATGAATTGAGGAGAGACATAGACATAGAGAATGAGAATATAGTATTCTCATTCCATCAAAGCAAATCAGGAATTTATCAGGTACCCATCTTTTGAAAgtagggagagaaagacagagaaagagaaaatagatagagaagggaaggggcagctaggtgacacagtggatagagcactggccctggagttaggaggacctgagttcaaatttgatctcagatgcttgaaacttactgtgtgactgtgggcaagtcacttaatgaaccccattgccttgccaacaaaaggaaaagaaagagaagggagggcaaTAGAGAAGAGATATGCAGAATAGAAggcagaaagaaaggagaaagaaacaaacaaatgagacaaaagaggatgaaagaggagaggagacagTTGAAATCTCCTATCAGTATTATCACGCCTCTGTGCTTGGCTTGTAATCTGTTACCTGAGCTACCCATTTATTTCctccatttatcatttctctaTAGTATATACACTAGCGGGGGCGGGGGGACAAACCATAAAGTCTAGCTTTTTTACTAGTATAAAACCTAAGGAAGTGAGACTTGGTGCAGGGACAATATAAAATTATACTTTCcctgagatatttgtaaaatgcttatcataattccttttcctttccctagtACTATAAGTCAAGTGGACTAGAGGGGTCCCTGATGATAGTGAAACCAAGAAGGGAGTTTTTCTCAGTTATTTGTGGGCTCTGGGAGAAATCCTTTTCATTTGCTGTCAggttaaataaagttttaatgtCTTATTAGTCCAAGTGATAAGAACTGAGGTGCTTCCCCTTCACGCCTTTTCCCCTGTAGATACCTAAACGAGAACCAAATGAAGAAACTCTAGGTAAGAGCATGAGTCCTGAAGCTAGTTACTGATAAAGCCTCATAGTTGATGTTAGACTTATGTAAGTCCAATTCTAGTATTAGTCACAAGTTATCATATTGTACTGTTCTTTTTCAAATGGTTGCAtataatattcacatatataataagaaaaaaacaaatttttgttaTTGAATTCATGGCATCTTTTTATCGTTCTGCATTTCCTTAATCAGcaaatactactaataataatacaaCTGCTATCAGGTAGGGCTATAACATTTTTTATGTTAAAAGGAGATGTTTTCATCTGTAACAGATTTAGATCATAGATTTGGGGACTTTAGGGACACCTAGTGTAAGAGTAAGGAATTTCTTTGACAATTCTAATGACTTTCTCCTGATGTGTTATTTCTGAACCTGTTTATTCTTTCATCAATAAACCCTAGGAAACCCATTCATATACCCtgggatattttctttttttattttaaattttatttatttaaggcaatggggttaagtgacttgcccaaggtcacacaattaagccattaagtgtctgaggttggatttgaactcaggtcctcctgactctagggctgttgctctatacactgtgccacctagctgtcctctggTATGCTTTCCAAGAGACAAGAAAAGGGTTGGGAAACCATCACAGAGCATCATAGAAGCAATGACAGAAGAGGTAAAATAATTATGGATTAGAGGTAAAAGGTCTGAGTCTAAGGAATGAGAATGGATTGGTCCTTAGGTTGGGATCTAGAGATTAAAAAGATTTAGAGTAGTGAAAGATGAAAATCCTAGGGCTGGAGGACAAGGATATCCTGGACTAGCCTGAGTCTTTGCTCCCAGAATTGGGGCCTTCACAACTTGCTTCTACCTAGTCTAATAGGAATCAAGAACACAGAAAGGATCAGAAGAACCTGACCCATACATATAAGAAATGCTGATAAAGTGTAAGGGGATGGGAAAGTTTCTGAAAAgggtcaaatcatttcatgattgAAGGAGATCAGAAAAACGTGGTAGAGGGGATGGCATCTGAGGTGGACGTTAAAGGATAAGTAAGGCTTCTCAGACAAAATCCGGTAGGGCATTGTGGGTTGACATATAGTTTGAGCAAAGGTAGAAAGGCTGGAAAACATTAGGTATGTTCAGTGAGTAAAAGGAAGCctagttttttgctttgttttgtttagaGTATAAAGTCTAATTTATTTCAGTGAGATAACTCCAAATAGATAATCGTACTGCTTAATTACAACCCAGTttaagaaatgtttctttcttaatACCTAGCTaaattggagcagctaggtagtgtagtggatagagcatgggacctggagtcagaaagactcaagttcaaatctaacttcagatacttgatacttaatggatatgtgaccttaggcaagtctctaaCCCCCATCACCCtcattcctccccctcccccaaatactTAGCTTAATCTCCAGATCAGTTTATGTCTTTCTCAGATCTCTGATTAttgacaaaagcaaaatattttagtaaCTTGAAAAGAGTgtatcaatgcaatgaccaactgTGATTCTAGAAGACTAGTTCTCTCCACCTCCTGATGGAATGTTAATGGATTCAAGATTTACAATGAAATATATCTTTCTGGAAGTAGTCAAACAAACAGAAATTTGTTCTGCTTGACTTTGCATAATTATTACAagagttttggttttcttctacatggggaggaaaagaatagaaagagaaaaaaaatgcttgttaattagaacatagaagtaaaaacaaaagtaacATTTTTGGGGGCTGATTTTTCTGGAAATACTCTGATGGATCAGTTTAAACAAGAGTAATTCATTTTGGTAGGTCTAAGGAGTATTGAACAATATGTGAATAATAACGTGGGTGAAACGGAAAATTTGGTTGGAACCAGACTAAGGAGACAACATTGCATTTCCTGTATTTCTTTACTAGAAAGGTTGAGTTTAAATCCTTCTTCTACACTTAGAGCTGCGGGACCTTAAGCaggaaattatttaacctctcagcaTCCATTTCCTTAAcagtaaaatgggaaataataatagcagttatcCACCAAGTTATGGAGAGGATCAAAAGATTTATCTTTAATATATGTACAAATCTTAAAGGTTCCATAAATGCTGACTATTATTTAGGAAGTAAAGGGAGCCATTGAAGATTTTAGAACTGGAGAGTGAAGTAACCAGATCTGTGTAGTAAGATAACCAGGATGTAAACAGTCCTAGAGCTTTGTCTGATCCAAATTACTAACCCATGAATCTCATCCTCCCTAGGAGTATCATAGTTTTCTGTGTTCTTTATCTTAGCTTCCTATTAAACTCTGAGCTCCATGAGGTTCTTAacaaatcttaaataaatgaaaaatgaaagaatgagtaaatgaatgagaGAATGGCAGCAGGAGTATCTTAGTTTTCTGTGTCTATCGCTTAGCTTCCTACTAAGCTCtgagctccatgagggcaaggaTGTGTGTCTCATCTATAATAGTTCCCCTACCCTGTCCAGAACAGCTTAACAAATcttcaataaatgaaaaatgaataagtgaatgaatga
The Macrotis lagotis isolate mMagLag1 chromosome 3, bilby.v1.9.chrom.fasta, whole genome shotgun sequence genome window above contains:
- the LOC141518225 gene encoding N-acetyltransferase 8B-like, translating into METRATGFPDGDGGLRVRVRPMVPGDEAGVRELLAAVAAELGSALGTRMVRRPWFLLLLGCGFALLTVSSRSLLLPLLVLALLLAVGRPALAQVWALYVQQDMSLGLGATGATGFRFWVAENTDGSVVGMVGVSGIGKDRNGELELRALAVGPEHRGHGVGRALCQVVLAFARGSPGCRVMVLDTHMLHSPAQSLFSSLGFHPGPPCLQPTFSGFLADLPVTRYHCALTGNNIEDNSPAGGN